In the Kribbella sp. NBC_00482 genome, one interval contains:
- a CDS encoding MFS transporter: protein MTATEAVPQIEVRRWWALGAVATAQLMVGIDLTIVNIALPSMQQDLGLSDPSRQWVITLFALGYGGLLLLGGRMSDLIGRRRALLIGLTGFALASALGGAATGGAMLLTGRALQGVFGALLTPAVLATLAASFPAPAERGKAFGIYGAVMGSASGLGILAGGVLTEYLDWRWSMFVNLPIAVLAAAGVLYAVPPVQRTNGVRVDILGALLATTGLMAVVFGFGRAESDGWSSPTTYGSLAAGVALLAAFLAVQARVASPLLPLRVVRDRKRGASYLAVFSLAIGMFAALFFLTFYLQTVRHYSPIRAGLSFLPLTVGLMIGVRAVSRLLAKASVRALICPGLLTIAAGLALLGVLRPDSDYWLQVMPVFLLVGLGTGWVLVTANSTATLGAGSDSAVAGAMVMTSQQVGASLGTALLSTVAGTVAAHSDAVHGFNVAGVGAAGFLCVAALAVYAVASERSPDHSR, encoded by the coding sequence GTGACGGCCACGGAGGCGGTGCCGCAAATTGAGGTGCGGCGGTGGTGGGCGCTGGGGGCGGTGGCTACGGCGCAGTTGATGGTGGGGATCGATCTGACGATCGTGAACATCGCGTTGCCGTCGATGCAGCAGGACCTGGGGTTGTCGGATCCGTCGCGGCAGTGGGTGATCACCCTGTTCGCGCTGGGGTACGGCGGACTTCTGCTGCTCGGTGGACGGATGAGCGACCTGATCGGGCGTCGGCGAGCGCTCCTGATCGGGCTGACCGGATTCGCGCTGGCCTCCGCGCTGGGTGGGGCAGCGACCGGCGGGGCGATGTTGCTGACCGGACGTGCGCTGCAAGGCGTGTTCGGTGCGTTGCTGACTCCAGCTGTGCTGGCAACGCTCGCGGCCTCGTTCCCGGCACCGGCGGAGCGTGGAAAGGCGTTCGGGATCTACGGCGCCGTCATGGGCAGTGCGTCCGGACTGGGCATCCTGGCCGGCGGTGTGCTGACCGAGTACCTGGACTGGCGCTGGTCCATGTTCGTCAACCTCCCCATCGCCGTACTGGCCGCGGCAGGTGTCCTGTACGCCGTCCCTCCGGTGCAGCGCACCAATGGTGTGCGAGTCGACATACTAGGTGCGCTGCTGGCGACCACTGGGTTGATGGCAGTGGTGTTCGGATTCGGCAGAGCGGAGTCGGACGGGTGGAGCTCGCCCACGACGTACGGGTCATTGGCTGCCGGCGTGGCGCTGCTGGCAGCGTTTCTGGCAGTGCAGGCACGAGTGGCGTCCCCGCTGCTCCCGCTGCGCGTGGTGCGAGACCGCAAGCGAGGTGCGTCGTACCTGGCCGTCTTCAGCTTGGCGATCGGCATGTTCGCGGCGCTGTTCTTCCTGACCTTCTACCTGCAGACAGTCCGCCACTACTCGCCGATCCGGGCCGGTCTGAGCTTCCTGCCGCTGACAGTCGGCCTGATGATCGGCGTACGTGCCGTGAGCCGCCTGTTGGCCAAAGCGAGTGTGCGGGCGCTCATCTGCCCCGGACTGCTCACCATTGCGGCAGGTCTCGCACTGCTCGGCGTCCTGCGCCCGGACTCCGACTACTGGCTGCAGGTCATGCCGGTGTTCCTGCTGGTCGGTCTGGGCACCGGCTGGGTCCTGGTCACGGCCAACAGCACAGCCACCCTGGGCGCCGGCTCTGACAGTGCGGTGGCCGGTGCCATGGTGATGACGTCCCAGCAGGTCGGTGCATCACTCGGTACGGCGCTGCTCAGCACAGTCGCCGGAACAGTAGCCGCGCACTCCGACGCCGTCCACGGGTTCAACGTGGCCGGCGTCGGAGCGGCAGGCTTCCTGTGTGTTGCTGCGCTTGCTGTCTACGCAGTCGCCTCGGAGCGGTCGCCGGACCACTCCAGGTGA
- the gndA gene encoding NADP-dependent phosphogluconate dehydrogenase codes for MSSAKAQIGVTGLAVMGRNLARNLARNGFRVALHNRSQARTDALVAEFGSEGEFVPSTDLAGFVESLEQPRKVIIMVKAGAPTDAVIDELVPLLAEGDIVVDAGNAHFADTRRREAALREKGLHFVGSGVSGGEEGALNGPSIMPGGSPESYAALEPMLTKISAHVDGEPCCVHVGPDGAGHFVKMLHNGIEYADMQLIAEAYDLLRHVLDLTPAELADVFRDWNTGDLESFLIEITAEVLSQTDPTTGGAFVDIVLDQAEQKGTGRWTVQSALDLGIPVSGMAEAVFARSLSGDVVRREAAAGVLPGPSDVKADVDRKAFIEDVRYALYSSKIVAYAQGFDAIRAASEEYDWNIDLGAMAKIWRGGCIIRARFLDRVTEAYDRNPSLPSLLVDDYFKEAVASGQEAWRRVVATAATVGVPAPGFSAALSYYDGLRAERLPAALIQGLRDLFGAHTYKRVDREGSYHLEWSGDRSEATA; via the coding sequence ATGAGTTCTGCCAAAGCCCAGATCGGCGTCACCGGACTCGCGGTGATGGGCCGCAACCTCGCCCGGAACCTCGCGCGCAACGGGTTCCGCGTCGCCCTGCACAACCGCTCCCAGGCCCGCACCGACGCGCTGGTCGCGGAGTTCGGCTCCGAGGGCGAGTTCGTTCCCTCCACGGACCTGGCGGGCTTCGTCGAGTCGCTGGAGCAGCCGCGCAAGGTGATCATCATGGTCAAGGCCGGCGCACCGACCGACGCGGTCATCGACGAGCTGGTGCCGCTGCTCGCCGAAGGCGACATCGTCGTCGACGCCGGTAACGCGCACTTCGCCGACACCCGGCGCCGCGAGGCCGCGCTGCGCGAGAAAGGCCTGCACTTCGTCGGTAGCGGCGTGTCCGGCGGCGAGGAGGGCGCGCTGAACGGCCCGAGCATCATGCCGGGCGGCTCGCCGGAGTCGTACGCGGCGCTGGAGCCGATGCTGACCAAGATCTCCGCGCACGTCGACGGCGAGCCGTGCTGCGTGCACGTCGGCCCGGACGGCGCCGGCCACTTCGTGAAGATGCTGCACAACGGCATCGAGTACGCCGACATGCAGCTGATCGCGGAGGCGTACGACCTGCTCCGCCACGTGCTCGACCTGACCCCGGCGGAGCTCGCGGACGTGTTCCGGGACTGGAACACCGGCGACCTCGAGTCGTTCCTGATCGAGATCACCGCCGAGGTCCTCAGCCAGACCGATCCAACCACGGGCGGCGCGTTCGTGGACATCGTCCTGGACCAGGCGGAGCAGAAGGGCACCGGCCGGTGGACCGTGCAGTCCGCGCTCGACCTGGGCATCCCGGTCAGCGGCATGGCCGAGGCCGTTTTCGCGCGGTCGCTGTCGGGTGACGTCGTACGGCGGGAGGCCGCCGCCGGCGTACTGCCCGGGCCTTCCGACGTGAAGGCGGACGTCGACCGGAAGGCGTTCATCGAGGACGTGCGGTATGCGCTGTACTCGTCGAAGATCGTGGCCTACGCACAGGGCTTCGACGCGATCCGGGCGGCCAGCGAGGAGTACGACTGGAACATCGACCTCGGCGCGATGGCCAAGATCTGGCGCGGCGGCTGCATCATCCGGGCGCGGTTCCTGGACCGCGTCACGGAGGCCTACGACCGGAACCCGTCGCTGCCCTCACTGCTGGTGGACGACTACTTCAAGGAAGCAGTCGCCAGCGGGCAGGAGGCCTGGCGACGGGTTGTCGCGACCGCGGCGACCGTTGGCGTACCGGCTCCGGGGTTCTCGGCGGCGCTGTCGTACTACGACGGCCTGCGGGCCGAGCGGCTACCTGCCGCCCTGATCCAGGGTCTGCGCGACCTCTTCGGGGCGCACACCTACAAGCGCGTCGACCGTGAGGGCAGCTATCACCTGGAGTGGTCCGGCGACCGCTCCGAGGCGACTGCGTAG